The DNA segment AAGGCGGCAGAAGAAGTCCATAGTTATGcagcaaatggaaataaaatcactGTACCCTACGTGAGATGACAAAACATCTCTTTGGGACATCCATATGAATCACTGTCAGTATGATGTTAGAGAAACAGGCTCTCATTGACCTTagtaaatcaacaaataataataataataataataataataataataataataataataataataataataataataataataataataattattattattattattattattattattattattattattattattattattattattattatttcgtcacATATACTGCTTTAGGGGTCGGGTAAGGAGCCAAAGTTGAATTTCTCAAACACGAATACACTAATTCAAAAATGGATGGAGAAAAGCAACATCCAAATTAAATTTGACGTGAAGAGGTAGGTataaagaaatctaaaaatatacgaCAAACGCAACATCTAATgatgggaaaatatattaaagaaattagatgataaataaatgagaataagtCAAGGGTGTAGAAAGCAAAAACTTGATAAATTGTGGTGCTGTGAGCGTTTAAAAACCGTTTAAACTTCTTTCACTATCCATGACATAACATTAAAATCATTTTCTGTGTTTCAAATTCACCATAGAATTGAAAAACTAAAAGTCTTCGTATAATCACCTTCAGAGACATGTTGTTACAAAGACAGCGAGCCAGTCGAATGAATTAAGAAGCAAACTTCCGGTATATATATCATTCTGGTGTGCTCTGATTAGCCCCGCCCATTCATCGACGCCTCTGAGGTATTAGAGTTGCAGTGAAAGCTCTCGAAGGTCATTCCATCATTTCAGGTGGCCTGTCTGTCCAACCAACGTTTGTATGATCATAAGTTCATTGTCAGCCTTCTAACATTACAATCAGTATCCTAAATATCATGTTGAAGCAGATGTATTCTTTCTTAAACAACCATGAGCAGATGCGCGCTTGAATATCTTAAAACGCCCAGGAATGCTGTACATATACTTTCTGATATATTGCCACAAAACACCCTGCATAAGAATGGATAATACTGGTCACCCAAGTTTCGCAAAGAATAGTCTTGGCACgatctgcttctgttttcctttaaaatatttaaataaatcttgATCGCCTTAGAATGATAGTATTTCAAGATTTTAGACGCGTATGTAAAAGAATTATATGCATATCGAAATTTAACCATGAaagttatttatacaaaaattataaatggtTCCTGATTCAGTTAAAATTGTATTCTTTCCATATCATATATGTATTCAAATTTAGAGCGGAAGCCGTTTATGTAAAAGTGTAAAACCACAATTACAGTTTCTttatcaaaaatacagaaatccaAAATTTCTACAACCGAAATTACAACTGTTTTAATCCCTTGTTCTTTCTCAATTTCaatctataataaaaattcattaccgCATTGACGCACCCACAGCTAATAATCGATAGCTCTTTACACTTCAACCGTGATTCCATCTTCCCTACAGCCTTACCGACTTCGTATTGTCGTTCATTATTCCTGGTCCCTACAGTGACACTATTATAATTCCTAATCTTTTCTATAAGCTCCGATATATAACCTCATCATCTTCCAAACACTTCTCCCTCCATTGCCACCGAGCTGTCAAACAGTCTTCATCACAAAATTACCTAGATTCCATTGCTTCTCTCTTCATAACTTTCAGTTACTTCTGCCGAGGTTTATCTCTTCGCTCTCTCTGATACTCCTGTTCATCTTCCCCTCAttggattttattatttgtttttatttatttatttatttcgtttttgttCTCTGTACTTTGCTTTGCCTTCGCCCTTTAAAGCTCTCCTCCTCTCTAGTATAGTATATCCTCTGCTACCCAATGATGccttacaactctctctctctctctctcctttcaagtaATTCTCCACAAGTCCCCATCATTTCCCCTCTCATTATTTCGCAATCGTCTTCAATTTTACATGTACTGTCATTACCATCAACCTCTCTATAGATGATTTGTAGATAAGTTAATCAATTTTTGCTATCACAAGGTGGTCGAATCTTGCCTCAGTGTGGCCTAACTTGTTCCTCATTTCAATCATTATATTAGAATGGATGTATTGCTTTTgcaattattccttttcaagtatttttctaaaactcaCCTTGCATAAATGGCAATCATTATTTCTTGCAgaccatcattatcattagttgactgaacattaattttttctattctttttagaAAAGCCCTTGTTTTTCAGGTTTCCTTCGTTGCTTAAAAGATACCAGATCCAGCCTAGTTCTTTTCTGAAAGATATCTAATTGCCACTTGgagataaatttttattcaagCAAAACATcgacagtaataaaataaacctTAAGACTCGCCGTATTGTCATTTGGAGTTCAAAGctgatttctttaaatttttttaattctatttaggagttttattttttatttcatctgttaGATTCATTTTGCAATTCATATACATTGTCATTACTCACATAATTTAGTCGCACTGACATAAGCAATTTCGTTGATGATAATTTAATGTAAGGctgcgttaaaaaaaaatgtagattaccGTTTCATTACGAACCATCCATAATATGTAGACATTGTGCTAAAAGCAATATTGTTAAATGTTCTGAATTATATCACATGTAGATTGAAAGATACCATACATTTTGCCTTGTATCACAACAAGAAAGTTGTGCTCTAGTAATCGGACTGGAATGAAATTATTCAGAATGTTTATTCTAAAGCGGACTCTTTATATTTAACACAGATAACTGCACTATAACGTCATTAGGCAACACATTCATACAGTCGAGTGAAGTTCTATAGCTTTAAGATTTATTGCTCTATCAGCAATTAGACCAAGTGATAGGTTTACAAAGTTAGTTACACAACAAATCacacttttccttttattcgtttttatcagagCCAGTTTCATAAAACATAAGttaatataataacaattctaaaagCATCCTAGATAACATTAACGGCAAAAAAGGGTCATCTTAAGCGTAGCCGACCTGAGGAGCCGGTTGGTATCCTTTGGCAGGCTGTGGGTAATAAGCTTCTCCCTGGTAGGACACTTCGGCCACGTATCCAGAATCACCGTTGACGTAGTAAGTCACCTTCTGCAGACGGCCGTCGGGAAGCTGCACGTAGTAGGTTCCCTTAGTGTCGTAGCCATCTCGAGCCTCCTGATGGCCGAAGTCGTTGCCGGAGTAGTCGTCCTTCACGGCGTAGTTGAAGTTATACTGAGCAGGACCCTGGTTTTATCAAAGTTAAcagaataagataaatatatgttGGATTCAATtattaaatcaattatatatatccCACAAGGAATTGCCAACTATAGGATCAAGAACAGCTTTACACCTTACGAATACCGCTTACCACAGGAGCAGGAGCGTGATAGGCTGGTGCAGGAGGTCCATAGGATGGAGGTAAATCCGCAAGGGCACATGCAACTGCAACAGCTGCCACAATCAAACCCTGTGACAACAATCATAGTATTAAAATTTCCCAATTATCTTCGAAGTCTCGACAAACAGTTTCTGCTAGGAAGTGTGTCACAGCGTTCCTTAGAGGTAGATAGATGTactgattatttatttcttatatttatttttctttgttgcttttctatattgttttttatttgctagCAGGACTCTGATTTTCCTACGAAGgttgcaaatataataataataataataataataataataataataataataataataataataataataataatgagagtacTGAATGAGACATTGCAAAAGTCAAGAAAGGCGGCAGAAGAAGTCCATAGTTAGGCagcaaatggaaagaaaaatcgGTGTACCACTACGTGCAGGGACAAAAGATCTCTTCAGGACATTCATATGAATCAGCGTCATGATGATATTAGAGAAACAGGCTCCCACTGACCTTAATAAAtcaacaagtaataataataaagatcatTAGTTGATTACATATTCTGCTTTAGGGTCCGGGTAGGGATTCAAAGCTGAGCTTCTCAAACACTAATGCAAGAATATTAAATTTGAGGTGGAAAGCTAGGTAggaagaaatctaaaaatatactgACAAAGGCTCCATTCAATGATGGGGAAGTATATTAGGGAAATTAGGtgataaataaattagaataaggTAAGggtttaaaaagtaaaaacttgatGAATTGTAGTGCTGTGAGCGTTTAAAAACCGTTTAAACTTCTTTCATTATCCATCGTAGAATATTAAAACCATTTCACGTATTTCAAATTCACCATAGAATTGAAAAACTAAAAGTCCTCGTATAATCACCTTCAGAGACATGTTGTTACAAAGACAGCGAGCCAGTCGAATGAATTAAGAAGAAAACTTCCAGCTATATATATCATTCTGGTGTGCTCTGAATAGCCCCGCCCATTCATCGACGCCTCTGAGGTATTAGAGTTGCAGTGAAAGCTCTCGGAGGTCATGACGTCATTTCAGGTGGCCTGTCTATCCAACCAACGTTTGTATGATCATAAGTTCATTGTCAGCCTTCATTACAATCACTATACTAAATATCATGTTGAAGCAGATGTATTCTTTCTTATACAACCATGAGCAGATGCGCACTGGAATATCTTAAAACGCCCAGGAATACTATACATATACTTTAGGATATGTTGCCACAAAACACTGCATAAGAATGGATAATACTGGTCACCCAAGTTTCGCAAAGACTAGTCTTGGCACGATCTgcttatgttttcttttaaattatttaaatggatCTTGATCGCCTTAGAATGACAGTATTTCAAGATTTAGACACGTGTGTAAATGCATTATATGCATATCGAAATTTAACCATGGGAGTTGTttacacaaaaatgataaatggttCCTGATTCAGTTAAAATTGTATTTCTTTCCTTATCATATACTTATTCAAATTTAATGAGGAAGCTGTTTGTGAAGAAGTGTAAAACCATAATTACAGTTTCTatatcaaaaatacagaaatccaAAATTTCTACAACCGAAATTACAACTATTTTAATCCCTTGCTCTTTCTCAATTTCAGtctactgtataataaaaattcaccaCCGCATTAACACACCCACAGCTAATAATCAATGGCTCTTTACACTTCAACCGTGATTCCATCTTCCCTACAGCCTTACCGACTTCGTCTTGTCGTTCATTATTCCTGGCCCCTACAGTGACTCTATTATAATTCTTAGTCTTTTCTATAAGCTCCGATATATAACCTCATCGTCTCCCAAACACTTCTCTCTCCATTGCCACCGAGCTGTCAAACAGTCTTCATCACAAAATTACCTGGATCCCATTTCCTCTCTCCTCATAACTGTCAGTTACTTTTTCCGGGATTTATCTCTTCACTCTCTCTGATAGGAATGGGACAACTGGCCACAGCCTAACTAGCCGCGGCCAACTGGCCGCAGCCTAACTGGCCGCAGCCTAACTGGCCGCCACGGTAACATCTAGAAGagatgaaaaattctctctctctctctctctttgtttatttatccgTAGCTACTATGTCTATAGGGGCTTTGCACTTCGCCACTTAGACTGTTTCCTTTTTACAAATACGATACTGAAtggttgtaattattttaattggATGTAAACTATTTTATGTACAACAGTTCTTATATTCGTAAAAAATTACCTATTTGGGAAATAATAAAGTTTAAGTTTACATCGCAGAATGTTCAGTAACAAAACTCTTTCTACAATGGCAACAGAGGAACTCTcacaaagaggaaaagaggaatatGTGAGTGATGGATATACATACGTTTTCGACAGACTTTGTGCTGATAACGACACGCAGTTTTGGAGATGCGAAAGAAGTAGGTTATGCAAGGCGTGAATTAATGTAAAGAATGGTGaaactgtaaaacaaataaatgagcatTCGCATAACGCTGACCCAGCTccagtggaaaaagaaaaaaacaatttaaaaaataaagttgcgggttacagaaaaaagagaacaaacatctgTAGTGATTAATGACTGCTTAGGAATATAAATGAAGCATGTCAAGGAGTCATGCTCAGCTATGGTGCTCTACGAAAACTCTTGAAAAGGAAACGGAAGGATTTGTCTGCATACCCTACCAGTCC comes from the Macrobrachium rosenbergii isolate ZJJX-2024 chromosome 3, ASM4041242v1, whole genome shotgun sequence genome and includes:
- the LOC136855731 gene encoding pro-resilin-like: MSLKGLIVAAVAVACALADLPPSYGPPAPAYHAPAPVGPAQYNFNYAVKDDYSGNDFGHQEARDGYDTKGTYYVQLPDGRLQKVTYYVNGDSGYVAEVSYQGEAYYPQPAKGYQPAPQVGYA